One Borreliella chilensis genomic region harbors:
- a CDS encoding cytochrome D ubiquinol oxidase subunit II, producing the protein MIKFNLITALFVALLAACNSGLTGEAKIKLESSARDVKNEILKIKKEATGKGVNFEAFTDSATGSKVSNGRTVLREAKVQAISAIKKFLKTIEEESVKLKESGSNGQFLAMFDLMLETVGSLEAVGIKGVKGNVSEKAKNNPVDTAERVMEVKVQIENKLEEVRRKQGLDDGDKKEKKQKHK; encoded by the coding sequence TTGATTAAATTTAATTTAATAACAGCTTTGTTTGTTGCTTTGTTAGCAGCCTGCAATTCTGGCTTAACAGGAGAAGCAAAAATAAAGCTTGAATCATCTGCTAGGGATGTAAAAAACGAAATTTTAAAAATAAAAAAAGAAGCCACTGGTAAAGGTGTAAATTTTGAAGCTTTTACAGATAGCGCAACTGGCTCTAAAGTGTCAAATGGGAGAACTGTCTTAAGAGAAGCAAAAGTACAAGCTATTAGCGCAATAAAAAAGTTTCTCAAAACAATAGAAGAAGAGTCTGTAAAACTTAAAGAAAGCGGTAGCAATGGGCAATTCTTAGCTATGTTTGACTTAATGCTTGAAACTGTAGGGTCATTAGAAGCGGTGGGAATAAAAGGAGTTAAAGGTAATGTTTCAGAGAAAGCTAAGAATAATCCCGTAGACACAGCCGAAAGAGTAATGGAGGTTAAGGTGCAAATAGAAAATAAGCTAGAAGAAGTTAGGAGAAAACAAGGCCTTGATGACGGAGATAAAAAGGAGAAAAAACAAAAACATAAATAA
- a CDS encoding phage portal protein, producing MKFLESLIFLNLQKKFKSKFNINILDYIKPSLTKLCFKDFENKYLTVKQKEVLLDIESHDYSKVIFSGGIASGKTFLASYLLVKKLIENKSFYEQDTNNFVIGNSIGLLMTNTIKQIEKICSLLGVDYQKKKSGRSFCKIAGLELNVYGGKNRDAFSKIRGGNSAIIYVNEATVIHKETLLEVMKRLRKGKAIIIFDTNPEGPAHYFKTDYIENTDVFKTYNFTTYDNPLNSADFIETQEKLYRHFPAYRARVLYGEWVLNESSLFNEMIFNQDYEFKSPIMYIDPAFSVGGDNTAICVLERTSEKFYAYLYQNQKPVNDSLILGAIQILIESFNVNTVYVEERDSIKGDGILTKTILLLRNNSAHYFKIVPIKPLSNKFKRICNLIPLFESRKIEFLKIISKNVIADIYNYKGDGKTKDDALDSLANAYLLLTLNYQEKLFHFGKFKYL from the coding sequence TTGAAATTTTTGGAATCCTTAATATTTCTCAATCTTCAGAAAAAGTTTAAAAGTAAGTTTAATATTAACATTTTGGATTATATTAAACCCAGCTTAACTAAGCTTTGTTTTAAAGATTTTGAAAATAAATATTTAACTGTCAAGCAAAAGGAAGTGCTCTTAGACATAGAAAGTCACGATTATTCAAAAGTAATATTTAGCGGCGGAATTGCAAGTGGTAAGACGTTTTTAGCCTCATATTTGCTTGTTAAAAAGTTAATTGAGAATAAATCTTTTTACGAGCAAGATACTAATAATTTTGTCATAGGCAATTCTATTGGTTTGTTAATGACAAACACCATAAAACAGATAGAAAAGATTTGTAGTTTACTAGGGGTTGATTATCAGAAAAAGAAAAGTGGTAGATCTTTTTGTAAAATAGCAGGGCTTGAGCTTAATGTTTACGGGGGTAAAAACAGAGATGCTTTTTCTAAGATTCGAGGAGGTAATAGTGCAATAATTTATGTAAATGAAGCAACAGTAATTCACAAAGAAACTTTGCTTGAGGTAATGAAAAGGCTTAGAAAGGGCAAAGCAATTATTATTTTTGATACAAACCCCGAAGGTCCAGCGCACTATTTTAAAACAGATTATATTGAGAATACAGATGTTTTTAAGACATATAATTTTACAACGTACGACAATCCTTTAAATTCAGCAGATTTTATTGAAACTCAAGAGAAACTTTACAGACATTTTCCTGCGTATAGGGCTCGTGTGCTTTACGGCGAGTGGGTTTTAAACGAATCTTCACTATTTAATGAAATGATTTTCAATCAAGATTATGAGTTTAAAAGCCCAATAATGTACATTGATCCTGCATTCTCAGTAGGTGGGGACAATACGGCAATTTGTGTTTTAGAGCGTACTTCTGAAAAATTTTATGCATATCTTTACCAAAATCAAAAACCAGTAAATGATAGTTTAATTCTTGGAGCTATTCAAATTTTAATAGAAAGTTTTAATGTAAATACTGTGTACGTTGAGGAGCGAGATAGCATAAAGGGAGACGGAATTTTGACTAAAACAATTCTTTTGCTAAGAAATAATAGCGCTCATTATTTTAAAATTGTGCCAATAAAACCCTTGAGCAATAAATTTAAAAGAATATGTAATCTTATTCCTTTGTTTGAAAGCCGCAAAATAGAATTTTTAAAGATAATTAGTAAAAATGTAATAGCTGACATTTACAACTACAAAGGAGACGGCAAAACAAAAGATGATGCACTTGATTCTCTTGCAAATGCTTATCTTCTTTTGACTCTAAACTATCAAGAAAAATTATTCCATTTTGGTAAATTTAAATATTTATGA
- a CDS encoding ABC transporter substrate-binding protein codes for MIMKNMSLVSLLIAVVISCTISKEKDDLVFGVGIGNEPTSLDPQLCSDRFGNLIISELFVGLLKGDPKTGGYRPGLAKNWDISYDNTCYTFHLRDDIYWSDGIKITANTIRNSYINALANSEEVPNINLLTSTIKNAKEFHETKLNEDEVGIKVIDEKTLEITLSRPAIYFLDMLTNPVFMPIPNHIVEKFGNQWTKEDNMVTSGPFKLKRRVLNEEITLEKNKKFYDAKNVVINELTFVTINDASKIYSMYEHNEIDAIFNSIPLKLINELILREDFYSYDINQIGFFSLNTKVKPLDNVKVREALSLAIDRETLVYRVLDNNFKATRKVSPNFNSYNYGKKLKLYNPRKAEKLLAEAGYADGKRFPTITIKYNKNELEREVANFIQSQWKKVLNIDVEIEPETWKNHVSNSLKGQYEISVRSWKGDYLDPMTFFNIFETKNAHLSSYGYSNPEFDELISKSELEADEKIRLEILKKAEEIIIEKDFPIIPIYNVAGNYLFKNDKWTGWSPNSSERFALSEIKPLEE; via the coding sequence ATGATAATGAAAAATATGTCACTTGTATCATTATTAATTGCAGTTGTAATCTCGTGCACAATTTCAAAAGAAAAAGATGATCTTGTCTTTGGGGTTGGAATTGGAAACGAACCAACATCACTTGACCCACAACTTTGTAGTGATAGATTTGGCAACTTAATTATAAGTGAGCTATTTGTAGGACTTTTAAAGGGTGATCCAAAAACAGGTGGGTACAGACCGGGGCTTGCAAAAAATTGGGATATTTCTTACGACAACACTTGCTATACATTTCATCTAAGAGATGACATTTATTGGAGCGATGGTATTAAAATAACTGCAAATACTATCCGCAATTCATACATCAACGCCTTAGCAAATAGTGAGGAAGTGCCCAATATTAACCTATTAACGTCAACAATAAAAAATGCAAAAGAATTCCATGAAACAAAATTAAATGAAGATGAAGTTGGAATAAAAGTTATTGACGAGAAAACTTTAGAAATAACCCTTTCAAGACCAGCAATATATTTTCTTGATATGCTTACAAACCCAGTATTTATGCCTATTCCTAACCACATCGTTGAAAAGTTTGGTAATCAGTGGACAAAAGAAGACAATATGGTTACAAGCGGGCCTTTCAAATTAAAAAGAAGAGTTTTAAACGAAGAAATAACTCTTGAAAAGAATAAAAAATTTTATGATGCTAAAAACGTTGTTATTAATGAGCTTACATTTGTTACAATAAACGATGCAAGTAAAATTTACAGCATGTACGAACACAACGAAATAGATGCTATTTTTAACAGCATTCCCTTAAAACTTATTAATGAGCTTATCTTAAGAGAAGATTTTTATTCATACGACATTAACCAAATTGGATTTTTTTCATTAAACACAAAAGTCAAACCCCTTGATAATGTTAAAGTAAGAGAAGCATTATCTCTTGCAATTGACAGAGAAACATTGGTCTACAGAGTGCTTGACAACAACTTTAAAGCAACACGCAAAGTAAGCCCTAACTTTAACAGCTACAATTATGGAAAAAAGTTAAAGCTTTACAACCCAAGAAAAGCAGAAAAACTTTTAGCTGAAGCTGGGTATGCAGATGGGAAAAGATTTCCAACTATTACAATAAAATACAATAAAAATGAGCTTGAAAGGGAAGTTGCCAATTTTATTCAAAGCCAATGGAAAAAAGTTTTAAATATTGATGTGGAAATTGAGCCTGAAACATGGAAAAATCACGTATCAAATAGTTTAAAAGGACAGTATGAGATCTCAGTAAGGTCCTGGAAAGGAGATTATTTAGATCCCATGACATTCTTTAACATCTTTGAAACTAAAAACGCACATCTTTCATCTTACGGATATTCAAATCCAGAATTTGACGAATTGATAAGCAAATCTGAACTTGAAGCAGATGAAAAAATCAGATTAGAAATATTAAAAAAGGCCGAAGAAATAATTATTGAAAAAGATTTTCCAATAATCCCAATATACAATGTTGCTGGAAATTATCTTTTTAAAAATGACAAATGGACGGGGTGGAGCCCAAACAGTTCAGAAAGATTTGCCCTATCAGAAATAAAGCCTTTAGAAGAATAA
- a CDS encoding phage portal protein has protein sequence MINEFKMEIKNKESKINPFDVYRYSIFFRNYIYSTAEDALKNGINLSLLETSCLKEGRESLLNLKVELKEALFEAMVSYRFNGAGYILVKPKGEDEDLSKKVNSELPTGFKYLDFQRILNRRESKYIEYLFSYEDLDGAEEKARIVKIDKSRVIIYENYDYVLGSYEPAYTQSLLLNICLLEQIYLEIEKRIRNYNFLFYKDEHLVGLVESLELAKEEVSVLANNKGGIFSAFFKGQEPNKSLSALSSVSDQLNRELSKIKNSLNNDGIFYTASENARLEVIKYDLEFLKDTFELVKAKIGADTKEPLTRSFNEQVKGLGSSGKGDKSNYYDYLKGVQESVANACNLKLNKYYRLNMKFNELEILSYEQRLERDNLLLDVYFKYLELIKNENLSDKAKENLKEQLSLVI, from the coding sequence ATGATTAATGAATTTAAAATGGAAATAAAAAACAAAGAATCCAAAATTAATCCTTTTGATGTTTACCGGTATTCAATTTTTTTTAGGAATTATATATATAGCACAGCTGAAGATGCACTTAAGAATGGAATTAATTTAAGTTTACTTGAAACTTCTTGCTTAAAAGAAGGCAGAGAGTCTCTTTTAAATTTAAAGGTAGAATTAAAAGAAGCTCTTTTTGAAGCAATGGTAAGTTATAGGTTTAATGGAGCAGGCTATATTTTGGTAAAACCCAAAGGTGAGGATGAAGATTTAAGTAAAAAAGTTAACAGTGAATTACCTACAGGTTTTAAATATTTAGATTTTCAAAGAATTCTTAACAGAAGAGAATCTAAGTATATAGAGTATCTCTTTAGTTACGAAGATTTAGATGGCGCAGAAGAAAAAGCAAGGATTGTAAAAATAGACAAAAGTAGAGTAATAATTTATGAAAATTATGATTATGTTTTAGGCTCTTATGAGCCTGCTTATACTCAAAGCTTGTTGCTTAATATTTGTCTTTTAGAACAAATTTATTTAGAGATTGAAAAAAGAATAAGAAATTATAACTTTTTGTTTTACAAAGATGAACATTTAGTAGGACTTGTTGAATCTTTAGAACTTGCAAAAGAAGAAGTTAGTGTTTTGGCAAATAATAAAGGTGGAATATTTTCTGCTTTTTTTAAAGGTCAAGAGCCAAACAAAAGCTTGTCAGCATTAAGTAGTGTTTCTGATCAGCTTAACAGAGAGCTTAGTAAGATTAAAAACAGTCTAAACAATGATGGAATTTTTTATACAGCATCAGAGAATGCGCGCCTAGAAGTAATAAAATATGACTTAGAGTTTTTAAAAGACACATTTGAGCTTGTTAAAGCAAAAATTGGTGCTGATACCAAAGAGCCTCTTACTAGAAGTTTTAATGAGCAAGTCAAGGGGCTTGGTAGTAGTGGTAAGGGAGATAAGAGTAATTATTACGATTATTTAAAAGGCGTACAAGAGTCTGTTGCTAATGCATGTAATCTTAAGCTTAACAAATATTACAGATTAAATATGAAATTTAATGAGCTTGAGATTTTAAGTTATGAGCAAAGACTTGAGAGGGACAATTTACTTCTTGATGTTTACTTTAAATATTTAGAGTTAATTAAAAATGAAAATCTAAGTGACAAAGCAAAGGAAAATTTAAAAGAACAATTAAGTTTAGTTATTTAA
- a CDS encoding membrane protein — protein MGQFKLILIFVLFIVSTTYSNVARPFNLKKWNFKKDIDLAYVLMYDLDNGILIKSQDRAGEIKSQEVLAKLNKLNAYSKSLQQIIKKRLVRSRFQKEVQSPLLKIIRKYKFLTRNYKNKRLIENPEYTKLIVEKSIQKALFLENYFKFKLKNLKPLRKLERMDSNQSSLKRSLKDSINGLVRSKFSNSKPSKRLYGLKKCNKRRGLNNQKLNNSDDEEFLDELDSEEPDELENELLDELDSEELDELDSEELDELDSEDIQEEDEFS, from the coding sequence ATGGGGCAATTTAAGCTTATTTTGATATTTGTTTTATTTATTGTTTCAACAACATATTCAAATGTTGCAAGACCATTTAATTTAAAAAAATGGAATTTTAAGAAAGATATAGATTTGGCTTATGTATTAATGTATGATCTTGATAATGGGATTTTAATCAAGTCTCAAGACAGAGCTGGCGAGATTAAAAGCCAAGAAGTGCTTGCTAAGCTTAATAAGTTAAATGCTTATTCTAAAAGTTTGCAGCAAATAATAAAAAAAAGACTTGTTAGGAGTAGATTTCAAAAAGAGGTGCAATCCCCATTATTAAAAATTATTAGAAAGTATAAATTTTTAACAAGAAATTACAAAAATAAACGTTTGATTGAAAATCCGGAATATACAAAGCTTATTGTAGAAAAGAGTATTCAAAAGGCTTTGTTTCTAGAAAATTACTTTAAATTTAAGCTTAAGAATTTAAAACCTTTGAGAAAGCTTGAAAGAATGGATTCTAATCAGAGTAGCTTGAAGAGGTCTTTAAAAGATAGTATCAATGGTCTTGTTAGGTCAAAATTTTCAAACTCAAAACCTTCAAAAAGATTATACGGTTTGAAAAAATGTAATAAAAGACGAGGTTTAAACAACCAAAAGCTTAATAATTCAGATGATGAGGAATTTCTAGATGAGTTAGACAGTGAAGAACCAGATGAATTAGAGAATGAGCTTTTAGATGAACTAGATAGTGAAGAGCTAGATGAACTAGATAGTGAAGAGCTAGATGAACTAGATAGTGAAGATATTCAAGAAGAAGATGAGTTTTCTTGA